In Sorghum bicolor cultivar BTx623 chromosome 10, Sorghum_bicolor_NCBIv3, whole genome shotgun sequence, one genomic interval encodes:
- the LOC110430692 gene encoding uncharacterized protein LOC110430692 produces MMFWTCTVQDISQQAQKSIVEECTSHLLVRSRFKGQNWLQGHQNYVQAWEARERVEQDDGARCLVSEFREFLAWLHRSTRISVHQPLSSIPIDEEGSNDNDPYDLMTRTSMQPQQAPLENYMASQLGHLSNEAGERLVTSFGQRLKTELFNNFQILISNDILKH; encoded by the exons ATGATGTTCTGGACATGTACTGTGCAG GATATCAGTCAGCAAGCACAAAAGTCGATTGTGGAAGAGTGCACTAGTCATCTTTTGGT GAGGAGCAGGTTCAAGGGCCAGAACTGGCTTCAGGGGCATCAAAACTATGTGCAAGCATGGGAAGCTAGAGAGAGGGTGGAACAGGATGATGGTGCTCGTTGTTTGGTCAGCGAGTTTCGTGAGTTCCTGGCATGGCTTCACAGGTCCACAAGAATCAGTGTGCATCAACCGCTGTCTAGCATTCCAATAGACGAAGAAGGGAGCAACGACAATGACCCCTATGATTTGATGACAAGGACGAGCATGCAGCCACAGCAAGCGCCCCTTGAGAACTACATG gcaagtCAACTTGGTCACCTTTCCAATGAGGCCGGAGAAAGACTAGTTAcaagttttggacagagattAAAAACAGAGTTATTTAACAATtttcaaattttaatttcaaaTGACATTTTGAAGcactaa